The following DNA comes from Terriglobales bacterium.
GAGAGCTGGCGGATGGAGGCGCACATCTCCTCAACAACAAAATCGCGCCCTTTGGCGACCTGCGCGCCGGTAATGATTTTTTGCAGCAGGTTGCCGCCCGAATCTACGGCCGAAATGCGCAGGTTCGTTCCACCCAGATCAACACCAATCGCGTAGGAAGGCATAAACTTTATTAGGATACTTTGTTAAAGACGCGTTGCCTAGTACTCCGTGCTTAAAGCTTCTAGCCACGCCCAAAAACAGCTAGAAGCTAGCAGCTTCGAGCTACTTTTGGCACTTCGGACAATAGTGTGAACTGCGCCCGGCGATGACCACACGCTTGATGGGAGTCTTGCAGACCAGACACGGCTCGCCTTCACGGCCATACACGCGATGCTGTAACTGGAAAAAACCCTCTTCGCCGGAAGCATCCACGTAGTCGGAGACTGAAGAGCCCCCGGCAGCAATCGCCTTACGCAAAATCTTCTGAATGGCAACATGCAGGCGTTGCAGCTCGACTTGGGTCAACTTGCCGGCGCGGCGGCGCGGGCGGACCCCGGCGCGAAAGAGCGACTCATCAGCATAGATATTGCCCACCCCGCGCAACAATTTTTGGTTCAGCAGCGCACTCTTGATGGGCGTGTCACGCTTGCGAAACAAAGCCATGAAGGTGTTGATCTCGACCTCAAGCGGTTCTTTGCCTGTAAATACGCTTCCATTCTGGCCTTCATCTATAGGTTCTACGACAGATAGTCGGCCGAAGCGCCGGGGATCAACGAAACGCAGCTCGCGCCCGGAGGCGAGCTTTGCGATCAGGTGGGTGTGCTTGGCAACTTCCATCTGCGGATCGGCAATCAGCAATCTGCCCGTCATCCCCAGATGAACGATCCAATGCCCGGTAAGGTCTTTGCTCGTTGCCGATTCATTTCCGCGCTGAGAATTTCGGGCCGGCTGAACTTTTTTCGCCATGGGATTCCGGCCGAGATCCAGTACGATGTGCTTGCCAGTACGGTGCACGCGTTCAATGCTGGCGCCTTCCAGCAAGGCAGTGATGGCGCGAGCCGGCGACTTCAGCGGCTCGGGCTTGCTGCCGATCCAGACCGATTCGATCACGTCTCCGGTGACGCGCTTGGCCAAACCGCGAGCGATGGTTTCAACTTCAGGAAGTTCAGGCATGAGAAAACAGTACTCAGTACTCGGTTGTCGGCACTCAGTTATCATTCCAGTCTAGATTTTAACTGAGTACTGGGTACTATTTTTTCTTCGGAGACGTAGTCTCGGCAACGGCGGTGCGCCGGATGGGAACAATTGCCCCACGCGCGGGATCGGGGACCTCCCGGCGGGCCATGACTTCTTTGCCCACGAAATTCACGAACTCATGCATCTGGCGCTGCATCTCTTCCATGCGCTCGCGCATTTGCAGGATGATGGCAATGCCGCTTATGTTGACGCCCAAATCGCGCGCCAGCGAAAGGATGAACTCCAGCCGCTTCAAATCTTCTTCCGTATAAAGGCGGGTGTTGCCCTCGGTGCGCGAAGGTTTGAGCAGGCCCTCCCGCTCATAGAGGCGCAAGGTTTGCGGATGTATCTCATACATTTCGGCCACCGTGCTGATCATGTATGCGCCCTGGGATTTGCGTTTTGCCATAGGTTTTCTAGTAGTATTTGTCTCTCTATATTATGGAGGATGTCGGCCAATCCCCCAAGCGAAATAGAAGGATTGGCAGTGGGCTACTTTAAATCTGGCAGGCAGACAGTCGCCCCGAAGCTAAAGAGAGCGTAGTTGTTTAGCGAAACACCTTTATGGCTTCCATCGAATCGATTCGCGAAAAGATCAGTGCGGTCAGAGAACAAGGCTTTTGCATCCTCAGAAAGCACTTCGCGCCGCTCCTGGTTGAAGCCTGCCGGCAGGCGTTTTGGCCACGTCTGCTCACGCATCTCGACAGCGGCCATGCGTCGAACCGGGGCCCACATCGCCACTTTCTGGCGATGCCTTTCGAGCCACCCATTTTCATCCCACAATTTTTCTTCGACGATGACGTACTGTGTATTGTGCGTGGGCTGATGGATGACCGGGTTGTCGCTGACCAATGGGGCTGCGATGTGCCTCTGCGCGGATCTGGATATCAGGGGGTTCATGTGGACTATCAGCATCCGCTCTTTCCCGAGGTTCCCGATCTCGCGCTCCCCGCATATGCCCTGGTTGTCAGTTTTGGCTTGGTCCGGATCGCGCGGGAGCACGGCCCCATCGAAATTGCGCCAGGCACCCATCGCATGACGAGAATGGACGCGCTTCGGGCGGTCGAGGCCGGCGAGATTGGTATGCAGGCCGTCCCACTGGAGATCGGCGACGTTCTGATTCGCCATCCGTGGGCGCTGCATCGGGGCACACCCAATACGACTGACGTGCCCCGCGCGCTCGCCACGATCCGCTACGTTCGCCGTTGGTATGCAGACGCCAGCCGCGACGTGGAAGACCTTCCACGCGCGACGTGGGAGTCCCTGACCGCCGAGCAACAAGGCATGATGCGCTTTCCCCAGGCAGGCCGGCATTCTCGGGACGCTTAGCCGGGCCTTAAAGTGATATCAAAGAGGCACCAAACCGTTGGATCCGGAAGAATTGTCGCCTATCATTTCCATGACGTGTGCCTGGAGTCCAGAGGTTTGGGTAACGGTAACTTAATAGAAATGTGTTTAGGAGATGTATGTATGAGAAACACTACGAGACACTGCCCAGCTAGTACTGAATATTTTACGAGTATGTTGTTTATTTTCAATGAATTAGCGCCAGGATGGACTATTCAGCAAGTACCCCCACCCCCGCTGCCTGACTCGGGTGGAAACAATGGAAAGAGCTTTAACTGGGGTCGAAGGTTGAAGAAGACATGGAGGTTCAAAATGAAAGTTTCTCGCGCAGCTCTGATGTTGCTTATGGCCGTTACGTCCCTGTTGGCGTCGGCTGCCGATTATCCCGCTCCTCAAGAGGGAGACTTTGTCCTCAAAGATTTTCAGTTCAAGTCGGGCGAGCGCATGCCTGAGGTCAAACTGCATTACTACACCTTGGGCACTCTGCAGAAAGATTCGAGCGGCAGCTCTCGCAATGCGGTGCTCATCCTGCACAGCACGGGAGGGTCGGCACACCAATTTTTAGTGCCTAATTTTGCCGGCGAGTTGTTTGGTCCCGGCCAACTGCTGGACGCAGCAAAATATTTCATCATCATTCCCGACAACATCGGTCATGGAGACTCCAGCAAACCCAGCGACGGCCTGCACATGCGCTTTCCGCACTATGAATACGACGACATGATCGAGCTGCAGTATCGCCTGGTGACGCAGGGGCTGGGTATCCATCATCTGCGCTTGGTGCTGGGGGCTTCCATGGGTTGCATGCACACCTGGTTGTGGGGCGAGCAGCATCCTGATTTCATGGACGCGCTTATGCCGCTGGCCTGCCAGCCGGTTGAAATTGCCGGACGCAATCGCATCATGCGCAAGATGGTCATGGATAGCATCCGCACCTCGCCCGACTGGAACAATGGAGAGTACAAGAACCAGCCCCACGGGCTTGTCGGCGCGCTCGACGTCCTGCTCATCATGGGCAGCAGCGCAGTACAGATGCAGGCAGCCGCTCCCACACGAGAAGAAGCCGACGGCTATCTTCAGCAGGAACTTTCCAAGCGCCTGAAGATCACAGACGCCAATAACATGCTGTACTACTTCGACGCCTCGCGGAACTATAACCCTGAGCCGCAACTGGAAAAAATCACGGCGCCGCTCACCGCCATAAATTCGGCTGATGATGTGATTAATCCGCCGGAGCTCAAGATTGTGGACAAAGATATACTGCGGGTCAAGAATGGAAAATTTTTTCTGCTGCCCATCACCGAGCACACCCGCGGGCACGGCACGCATACCTGGCCGATAAACTGGGAAAACTATCTGGCCGAGCTTCTGGTGAGATCACAGCGTTAACTGGGCGCCGGCCGCAATAAAGAAATTGCGGTAGAGACGTAGCCTGCTACGTCTCTACGACTGAAGCCTAAACTTCGGCCCGCAGGATCTTCCAGAACCTTGAATCGCAAAGCTAAAGGCCAAGAGCTAAGAGCTGAAATTCATCACGAGAACGTCTCCGGCTCTGTGTTCTTGGCAGATGAGATCATCGCACTCCGCAAGAAATAGACCACGAACCCTGCCGCAATGAGCAGACATCCAAACGCCAGCGCATTCATGCCCGCGATGTGCTCGCTCTCACTGCGCACTACAGAAAAGCCAAGCAGCAGCATGGGAAACACGCCCACGGCAAATGCTCCGAACATTCCGCCGGGTACGCGAAACGGACGCGGCAGATCAGGCTCACGCAGGCGCAACGCCGCCAGCGCAGCAAACTCCAGCAACAGGCTCAGGCCATAAATCAAGATATCAATCGTAATCAGCCGCTCGAAGTTAAGCCCAAGGCACGCCGCCCAGGCGACAGCCAGCGTAAGAATCGCCACCCACGGAGCTTTAGTTTTCGGATGCAGTTTGCCAAACACGCGCGGCAACATGCCATCCTGCGCCATGGCCAGGGGCAGGCGCGAGTAGCTCATGACCAAGGAGTTAAACATACCGAAGGCACTCAACATGCCGCCCACCACTAGCACGACGCGCAGCCACGGCCCGACAACCTGCGCCGCCAGCTCAGCCCACGACCCGGTCTCGGCGAAGGCACTGGGCGAGATTCCCGTCAGCGAAACCGCCGCCGTCGGCAAAACATAGCTCAACGCCACGATGCCTACGGTGATCATCATGGCGCGCGAGTAGGTCTTCTGCGGATTATCAACTTCGGCGGCGATGGTTGAGGCGTTATCCCATCCCATGTAATTCCACATGGCTGCCAGAATGCCGGTGATCATGTCCACGTGCGCGGTGGTCTGCACCGTCTGGCCGGTGAACATGCCGTGCTTCCACAGCGCAAAAACTATCAGTACGGCAAACGGCAAGGAGAGCAGTACGAACAGCCAGAGCGAAGTCAGCGCCACCAGGCGGACTCCGGCGATGTTCAGCAACGCGCATACTGTGACGATGGCCAATCCTACCAGCGCGCCATGATGTCCAATGCCAAAATAGGGAAACAGGTGCTTGAGATACAGAACAAAGAGCGTGGGATAAATCGCCATATCGAAGATGCTGGCCACCAGCGAGAGCCATGCCTCCTGGAATCCCCAGCACGGCCCCAGGGCACGGCGCACCCAGACGTAGAATCCGCCCTCTTCCGGCAGCGCGCCGGCGAGTTCGCCGATCATGTAGGCGGTAGGCAGGCTCCAGAGCACCGGCGTGATCAGAAAGATCAGGATGGCGCCCATGTATCCTGCGCCGTGGACGGTGTCTTCAGTTCCGTAGGTGCCACCGGAGACCATGAAGAAGGTCGCGGCCACGAGCGGCCACAAAGTCAGATTTTTATTTTTGGAAGGGGAGGAAAAATTAACGGTTGGGATAAGTTGCTGCTGTACGGCTGTTTTCAATTTCGATGGCTACCTCCTCAGGCGGTCCTTGTTCTCTGGATCAACGAGCGCACGGAACAAGCCCGCAATTGCAATATACAGGCAATCGACAGCAGCGCAAGAAAAAAATTCAGATTTTTCAGATTACCGCTTATTTATCGCCTCGAGGATTCTCTTCCTTGGGCCGAAATTCGAATAAGATTCCTGTTTCCACTTCTACCGCGTTTCCGTCCAGTGTGTAAGGTTTGAAGACCCATTGCATCAGGGCGTCTTCAATGCTTTTCGCCTGTTCGGGAAAGGCGTGGATCATATGCATCTGCTTGACCCTGCCGCTCGTGCCGATGATGACGCGCACCGGTACTGTGGTGAATTTAGGACCGGTCATGGCTGGATCAACTTTATGAAGAACATTTTCGCCCGAGGCATAATTTTTCACGCATATCGGGGCGGTTATTTCCGTGAACTTAATATTGTTCAAATCCTGCACCAGTTTTTTTAACAGTTGCTTATCACCGGTGCTAATTACAAAGCTCACGACATGACAGCGAATATCGGTGGCGAAGTGGGCATGGTAAAGTCCAGCACCTCTGAAATCAAAACGTGCAAAGGGATGGTTGGCAATCCTGACTTCCGTGGGCCCGCTCTCAGCCTTCATGCCGCGATTCAAGTTCTGCTTGATCTCCTGAAGCAGCCCTATGGAGTTGTTGACGGCGTGGGGATAGAAAAAAAGGTCAACCGCAGAAATCAGAATCGTGGCATTGACTACGCCCCGAGGTCCCAATGAACTCAGCACATAATAGCCGGTGTTAGAAGGCGGCGGCTCCTCAAAGCCCTCGCTCCAGTTTTGCGGCAATGGAAAAGTAAAACCAAAATACTTGTTGACGTAAAAACTATCGGTCACGGCCCCGTCTTCGGGCACAGGGGCCTGCTCACCCGCAACGAAACTGTGCGCAACCCGTTCGGCAGTCTTCCTGGAGTCCTGTGCTGAGCCTAACGCGTTGCCGAATGCGACAACAATAAAAATGATGAAGAGAAACTTTGCAGAACCCTTCGAAAAACACCAGGGGGGCGAATCGCAGAAGCCCAGTTTTAACTGAGAATCGAGGACTGAGGATTGACCGCGGTGCTTCATAGGTTCCGCTCCTGCGAACGGAACGCTATCTTATCCCAATCCACGACTCCTGGCTCGGCTGAAAACCCTTACTGGTTGGGCACGGTAACCTGGGCCAGCAATTGCTGATCAAGCTGCTGCAACTCCGGAGGCAGCTTGGCATAGTGTAATGACGTGGCCGTCTCCTGGCCTGAAGTCGTGATGTATTGCACAAACTTTTGCAGCGCCTGCGCCTTGGCCCGGTCTTTCGGTTCTTTGGGAATCAAAAGAAACGTCAGACCACTGATGGGATAAGCATCAGCCGCAGTCGCCGGCGGATCGACGATCAAAGTACGCACATCCTGGGCCAACTCTTTGCTGAAAGCCGCGATTGCCGCCGACGTGGATTCAGCACTTGGGGCAATCCAGTTTCCAGCCTTGTTGCGAATTTGGGCGACGGGGAGGCCGTTCTGTGAAGCGTAGGTCAGCTCCACGTATCCGATGCCGCCTTCGGACTGCTTCACAACTCCGGTGACGCCCTCACTGCCTTTTCCGCCGAAGCCGGTAGGCCAGTTTACTGCCATGCCCTTGCCAACTTTGGAATGCCACTCGGGACTGACCGCATCCAGATAGGAGGTGAAAAGGTTGCTGGTGCCGCTGCCCTCGGAACGATGCGCAACCAGGATGCTGGTACCTGGCAGTTTGACGCCGGCGTTGTCTTTGGCAATTGCAGCGTCGTTCCACTTCTTGATGGTGCCCAGATAAATTCCGGCAAGGGTCGGTCCGCTCAGCTTCAGCGGATCTTTTAAAGAGGGCAGATTGTACGTGATGCACACCGGGCCGGCGCTTTCCGGCAGTTGGATGAGCGGCGGCATGTCCTTGAGCTTTTCATCAGAAAGCGAAGCATCGGTCGCGCCAAAATCCACTAATCCCTTTTTGAGCTGCTCAATGCCAGCTCCGCTTCCAACCGACTGGTAGTTGATGTGGACGTTTTGATTGGTCTGTTGGAAGTCGGCAATCCAGCGGGTCATGATTGGATTTACGAATGAACTGCCCGCTCCAATGATGGTTGCAACCTCGTTCGACGATTGCCCCGAGTTGCAACTGGTGAAAAGGACCAGACTGGAAACCAGGCCAGCCAATAGCAACCTGCGAAATATGCTGATCATAAGATAGCTCCTTGGTTATGCCATGATCACAAAACGAGGTTAAAAGAATGTTAATGCCATAAGCCCTGCAGAAACGGAAATTGCATCACGTGAGCGTCGTGTGCACAAGATAACCCTTCTTGGCGGCGTCTTCACACAAGGCAATCATGGAGACGTGAAAAGCATAGTCTTTGTATTTTTCAGGGTTCGCGTCAATTCGCTGTTTGAGAAGACGCAAGATTTTCAGCATTTCTTCCGGTTTCCGGCAATCCTTGGCCGTGGGCGTCTGGCTGATCTCAGCATAGAGAGCACGATCGAACCAGTCGAACGTAAATACAGCTTCGCCATCGAGGTCGCTTTCTTCCTCGGCAAGATCGATCAACTCCTGCAATAGTTGGGTGTCTACAAACACCCAACGAGCGTCGGCTACAAGCTCGTAGTTTTTGCCGGCTTTCCTTGCGGCATGCATGCCAAAACTCATTTGTATGTCCTCTGGTTCTCAGTTAGACCTGTTTCCACATCTCGGCGCGCGGGTCTTCGGGATTCATCTTCTGCAGTTGCTGCCAGAGCTCGCGGGCTTTGAGGTCGCGGGCCTCAGGAACAACGATTTTGATCTCCACAATCTGGTCGCCGCGCACACCCTCTTTCGTAGCTGAAGGCACACCTTTCTCGCGCAGGCGCAGTTTCTGGCCGCTCTGCGTGCCGGGCGGCACCTTGAGTTGCGCTCGGCCATCAATGGTTGGAACTTCAATCTTCGCTCCCAAGGCGGCTTCAGGGGCAGTCACGGGTACGGCAATGTGAATATCGTCGCTCTCGCGGTGAAATACAGGATGGTCCCCGGCGCGCACAATAATGTAGAGATCTCCCGGCTGGCCGCCGTGCAATCCCGCGTTGCCTTTGCCCGCCAGGCGGATACGCTGGCCATCGCGCGTGCCCGGCTTGATGCGAATTGTGATGGGCTCATTGCGGGTCACGACTCCTTCGCCCTTGCAAACGTTGCACTCCGTGCGGTCATGACCGGAGCCTCCACAGCGCGGACAGGTCACGTTGAACTTCATGCGTCCGCTGGTTTGTGTGATCTGTCCTTTGCCGCCGCACTCCGGGCAGGTGGCGGTGCTTTCCAGGTATCCCCGGCCGCTGCAGTTGCTGCATACATCACGGCGGCTGACGTTCAGACGCAGCTCAGCGCCGCGGATCGCCTGCCAGAAGCCAACGTTAACCTTGTACTCCAGATCAGTGCCGGGCTGCGGGCCGGTGTTAAACGCCACCTCATCGCCTCCGCCGCGCCCGCCAAAAATGTTGCTAAAAATATCGCGGAAGCCTCCGCTACTGCGTCCGCCGCTGCTCCCAGCTCCGCTGGCAAAATCTGAGAAATCAAAGCCGCCAAAATCAAATGGGACCCCTTGCGCCCCACCTCCTGGTGCATCAGAAGCCCGGCCCGAGCCGCCCCCTGATGCACGCCCTCCGCGGGCGTAAGCTTCAGCAGCGGCAGGATCAATGTTGTCGGAATAAAAGCCGAGCTGATCGTAGATTTTGCGCTTTTTGGGATCGCTCAGAACATCGTTGGCTTCGGAAAGTTCTTTGAACTTTTCCTCCGCCTTCTTGTCATTGGGATTGACGTCCGGATGGTACTTACGCGCCAGCTTGCGGAAGGCCTTGCGAATTTCTTCAGCCGAGGCGCTCTTCTTGACGCCAAGCGTACCGTAATAATCTTTGGTTTGAGTGGCCATGAGTACTTACAAAATAATTCTAATTGCTGGTTCTAATTACAGCATACCCTCAGAACACAAAGTACAAGGGGCGCATTGCTGCGCCCCTTAATACAAGCTAACAGCCAAGAGCTAAAAGCTAATAGCTTATTTTTTCTCATCTACATCCACATACTCGGCGTCTATGACTTCGCCTTCTTTCTTTTGACCATCAGGCTTGGCTGCGCCGTCGTCGCCAGGAGCCGGTCCGCCAGCTTGCGCTCCCGCTCCCGAAGGCTGGGCCGATTTGTACATCTGCTCGGCAAGCTTGTGGGAAGCGGCAGTCAGCTTCTCGCGTGCCGAGTTCATGGCTGCGGCATCGCTGCCTTCCAGGGCCTTCTTGGCATCGGCCAGCGCTGACTCGACGTTGGCTTTCTCGTCGCCTGAGATCTTGTCGCCGTGCTCGCGCAGCATCTTTTCGATGTTGTACACCATGCCGTCGAGCTGGTTGCGCGCTTCGATCTCTTCGCGCTTGGCTTTGTCTTCCGCCGCATGCGAGTCGGCTTCCTTGGCCATGCGGTCAACCTCGTCTTTGCTCAGACCGGAAGAAGACGTAATCGTGATCTTCTGGTCCTTGCCGGTTCCGAGGTCCTTGGCCGTAACGTTGAGGATGCCGTTAGCGTCAATATCAAACGTCACCTCAATCTGGGGCATGCCCCGCGGAGCCGGTGGAAGTCCGGTCAGGTGGAACTTGCCCAGCGTGCGATCGTCTCTCGCCAGAGGACGCTCGCCCTGCAACACATGCACCTCGACCGACGGTTGATTATCGGCCGCTGTGGAGAAGGTCTCCGTCTTCTTGGTCGGGATGGTGGTGTTGCGCGGAATCATCTGCGTCGCCACGCCGCCCAGGGTCTCAATCGAGAGCGTCAATGGAGTCACGTCGAGCAGCAGCAGGTCTTTCACATCCCCTGCCAGCACGCCGGCTTGCACCGCCGCACCTACTGCGACTACTTCATCAGGGTTAACGCCTTTGTGCGGCTCTTTGCCGAACAGGTCTTTCACAAGCTGCTGGATGCGAGGCATGCGGGTCTGTCCGCCGACGAGCACGACTTCATCTATGTCTTTCGGCTCGACGCCGGCATCTTTCATCGCCTGCTTGGACGGCCCGACCGAGCGCTGGATGATGTCTTCTACCATCTGCTCGAGCTTGGAGCGGGTGAGCGTCTTGACCAGGTGCTTGGGACCCGAAGCGTCGGCGGTAATAAATGGCAGGTTGATCTCCGTCTGCTGCGTGGTGGAAAGCTCAATCTTGGCCTTTTCCGCCGCGTCGCGCAGACGCTGTAATGCCATCTCGTTGCCCTTGGAGCGCAGGTCGAGTCCTTCATCTTTCTTGAACTCATCGGCCAGCCACTCCACGATGCGGTTATCAATGTTGTCGCCGCCCAGGTGCGTATCGCCGTTGGTGGACTTCACCTCAATCACACCTTCGCCGACCTCGAGAATGGAAATATCAAACGTACCGCCGCCGAAGTCGTAGACCGCGATGGTCTCGTCCTTCTTTTTGTCGAGACCATAAGCCAATGCCGCAGCCGTGGGCTCGTTGACGATGCGCTTTACGTCGAGTCCGGCAATTTTGCCGGCATCTTTGGTCGCCTGACGCTGAGCGTCATTAAAATATGCCGGAACGGTGATCACCGCTTCGGTCACCCCGCCGCCGAGGTAGTCCTCCGCCGCCTTCTTCAGCTTCTGCAGGATCATGGCGGAAATCTCCTGCGGCGTGTGCTGCTTACCCTGCGCCATAACCGCGATGTGATCGCCAGCTTTGACGACCTTGTAGGGCACCATCTTCATCTCTTCCGTTACTTCCTCATAACGACGTCCCATGAAGCGCTTGATGGAATAAATTGTGTTCTCTGGATTGGTAATCGCCTGGCGCTTGGCTACCTGCCCCACCAGACGCTCGCCGGTTTTTGTGAAGGCCACCACGGAAGGCGTAGTCCGGCCTCCTTCTTCGTTTGCAATTACTTTAGGTTCGCCACCCTCCATCACCGCTACCACGGAGTTGGTGGTTCCCAAATCAATACCGATTATCTTGCCCATAGCAAACCTCCTTACTTTTCTAAGTGCTTTTATCTAAGTAACTTGAGCAACTTATCTCAATTTAGTCGAATTGCATGATAATACTTGAGTGACTTACTGTCAATGTTTAGATGTAGGGCTAGACCTGCGGGTTGCAAAAACTGGCGCCCCAAAATACTGGAAGGGTGTTCGCCCCTACGCTGTTTTCAGTCGTATCTTTCGTAAACGATAGATTTTTTGTCCCAGCCAAACTCTTCCTTGAGCAA
Coding sequences within:
- a CDS encoding alpha/beta fold hydrolase, giving the protein MKVSRAALMLLMAVTSLLASAADYPAPQEGDFVLKDFQFKSGERMPEVKLHYYTLGTLQKDSSGSSRNAVLILHSTGGSAHQFLVPNFAGELFGPGQLLDAAKYFIIIPDNIGHGDSSKPSDGLHMRFPHYEYDDMIELQYRLVTQGLGIHHLRLVLGASMGCMHTWLWGEQHPDFMDALMPLACQPVEIAGRNRIMRKMVMDSIRTSPDWNNGEYKNQPHGLVGALDVLLIMGSSAVQMQAAAPTREEADGYLQQELSKRLKITDANNMLYYFDASRNYNPEPQLEKITAPLTAINSADDVINPPELKIVDKDILRVKNGKFFLLPITEHTRGHGTHTWPINWENYLAELLVRSQR
- a CDS encoding helix-turn-helix transcriptional regulator; its protein translation is MAKRKSQGAYMISTVAEMYEIHPQTLRLYEREGLLKPSRTEGNTRLYTEEDLKRLEFILSLARDLGVNISGIAIILQMRERMEEMQRQMHEFVNFVGKEVMARREVPDPARGAIVPIRRTAVAETTSPKKK
- a CDS encoding phytanoyl-CoA dioxygenase family protein; the protein is MASIESIREKISAVREQGFCILRKHFAPLLVEACRQAFWPRLLTHLDSGHASNRGPHRHFLAMPFEPPIFIPQFFFDDDVLCIVRGLMDDRVVADQWGCDVPLRGSGYQGVHVDYQHPLFPEVPDLALPAYALVVSFGLVRIAREHGPIEIAPGTHRMTRMDALRAVEAGEIGMQAVPLEIGDVLIRHPWALHRGTPNTTDVPRALATIRYVRRWYADASRDVEDLPRATWESLTAEQQGMMRFPQAGRHSRDA
- the mutM gene encoding bifunctional DNA-formamidopyrimidine glycosylase/DNA-(apurinic or apyrimidinic site) lyase, with the translated sequence MPELPEVETIARGLAKRVTGDVIESVWIGSKPEPLKSPARAITALLEGASIERVHRTGKHIVLDLGRNPMAKKVQPARNSQRGNESATSKDLTGHWIVHLGMTGRLLIADPQMEVAKHTHLIAKLASGRELRFVDPRRFGRLSVVEPIDEGQNGSVFTGKEPLEVEINTFMALFRKRDTPIKSALLNQKLLRGVGNIYADESLFRAGVRPRRRAGKLTQVELQRLHVAIQKILRKAIAAGGSSVSDYVDASGEEGFFQLQHRVYGREGEPCLVCKTPIKRVVIAGRSSHYCPKCQK
- a CDS encoding J domain-containing protein, which translates into the protein MATQTKDYYGTLGVKKSASAEEIRKAFRKLARKYHPDVNPNDKKAEEKFKELSEANDVLSDPKKRKIYDQLGFYSDNIDPAAAEAYARGGRASGGGSGRASDAPGGGAQGVPFDFGGFDFSDFASGAGSSGGRSSGGFRDIFSNIFGGRGGGDEVAFNTGPQPGTDLEYKVNVGFWQAIRGAELRLNVSRRDVCSNCSGRGYLESTATCPECGGKGQITQTSGRMKFNVTCPRCGGSGHDRTECNVCKGEGVVTRNEPITIRIKPGTRDGQRIRLAGKGNAGLHGGQPGDLYIIVRAGDHPVFHRESDDIHIAVPVTAPEAALGAKIEVPTIDGRAQLKVPPGTQSGQKLRLREKGVPSATKEGVRGDQIVEIKIVVPEARDLKARELWQQLQKMNPEDPRAEMWKQV
- the pstS gene encoding phosphate ABC transporter substrate-binding protein PstS, whose product is MISIFRRLLLAGLVSSLVLFTSCNSGQSSNEVATIIGAGSSFVNPIMTRWIADFQQTNQNVHINYQSVGSGAGIEQLKKGLVDFGATDASLSDEKLKDMPPLIQLPESAGPVCITYNLPSLKDPLKLSGPTLAGIYLGTIKKWNDAAIAKDNAGVKLPGTSILVAHRSEGSGTSNLFTSYLDAVSPEWHSKVGKGMAVNWPTGFGGKGSEGVTGVVKQSEGGIGYVELTYASQNGLPVAQIRNKAGNWIAPSAESTSAAIAAFSKELAQDVRTLIVDPPATAADAYPISGLTFLLIPKEPKDRAKAQALQKFVQYITTSGQETATSLHYAKLPPELQQLDQQLLAQVTVPNQ
- the dnaK gene encoding molecular chaperone DnaK, encoding MGKIIGIDLGTTNSVVAVMEGGEPKVIANEEGGRTTPSVVAFTKTGERLVGQVAKRQAITNPENTIYSIKRFMGRRYEEVTEEMKMVPYKVVKAGDHIAVMAQGKQHTPQEISAMILQKLKKAAEDYLGGGVTEAVITVPAYFNDAQRQATKDAGKIAGLDVKRIVNEPTAAALAYGLDKKKDETIAVYDFGGGTFDISILEVGEGVIEVKSTNGDTHLGGDNIDNRIVEWLADEFKKDEGLDLRSKGNEMALQRLRDAAEKAKIELSTTQQTEINLPFITADASGPKHLVKTLTRSKLEQMVEDIIQRSVGPSKQAMKDAGVEPKDIDEVVLVGGQTRMPRIQQLVKDLFGKEPHKGVNPDEVVAVGAAVQAGVLAGDVKDLLLLDVTPLTLSIETLGGVATQMIPRNTTIPTKKTETFSTAADNQPSVEVHVLQGERPLARDDRTLGKFHLTGLPPAPRGMPQIEVTFDIDANGILNVTAKDLGTGKDQKITITSSSGLSKDEVDRMAKEADSHAAEDKAKREEIEARNQLDGMVYNIEKMLREHGDKISGDEKANVESALADAKKALEGSDAAAMNSAREKLTAASHKLAEQMYKSAQPSGAGAQAGGPAPGDDGAAKPDGQKKEGEVIDAEYVDVDEKK
- a CDS encoding APC family permease, giving the protein MKTAVQQQLIPTVNFSSPSKNKNLTLWPLVAATFFMVSGGTYGTEDTVHGAGYMGAILIFLITPVLWSLPTAYMIGELAGALPEEGGFYVWVRRALGPCWGFQEAWLSLVASIFDMAIYPTLFVLYLKHLFPYFGIGHHGALVGLAIVTVCALLNIAGVRLVALTSLWLFVLLSLPFAVLIVFALWKHGMFTGQTVQTTAHVDMITGILAAMWNYMGWDNASTIAAEVDNPQKTYSRAMMITVGIVALSYVLPTAAVSLTGISPSAFAETGSWAELAAQVVGPWLRVVLVVGGMLSAFGMFNSLVMSYSRLPLAMAQDGMLPRVFGKLHPKTKAPWVAILTLAVAWAACLGLNFERLITIDILIYGLSLLLEFAALAALRLREPDLPRPFRVPGGMFGAFAVGVFPMLLLGFSVVRSESEHIAGMNALAFGCLLIAAGFVVYFLRSAMISSAKNTEPETFS